The Silene latifolia isolate original U9 population chromosome Y, ASM4854445v1, whole genome shotgun sequence sequence gttcattttagttcattggtttaggttccaaaatcgtcgctctgataccactttgtaacaccccgattatccggccaagataattggagcgttaccgtctcgttttcccgaggtagtgtttcaaaacttcaattaaAGAACATTCATTAGAAATATAAtgttaatgaattacataaacataaacaactgaataaataaaatacaactcgtgacatctatactcttctaaccaactagactcgtctcgtgatatcatcaagctcgtcccgtttCCCGCGTACTATTTAAACAACCTAAACAtaatctgctccccatatgaccaaataatatcatatggatcgacacaggccaccccaaaagagatagatgacaaacacagacacacaaacgacAGTAACGATAAAAGAAAGTGGGACACGACTCAAGTGCGTGAGTCAACAATatgaccatgatatgaatgaaATACAATTATCCAACCATCACgccggtactgggacacgcccagacgtacccataaCCATTGGTGCCAGGAACACGTCCACGACACCATACTCAAACAAGGTACTCCGAACACGTCGGTGGTACAGGGCCTAAGAGCGACTcgggtcccctgccagacgtcatgCCTCacccacacgcgtccctccaagactcaagtcattaatgtgcacattcctattGGGGTGGGAAACCCCAAtaggcgactcaagcggaagacggtctcccaaccgccttctgTCTCTATAGAACAAGTAACCAACCAACACCGCAATAtcctccaatatacatgacaaacacCATAAATGCGAGATAccgtataacatgccaattaccgactcattaaATGCAATTAATGACAAACAACTCATTTAAAAAATAGACACATTATCGAaattgagtaggataaacctaccgtTTCGCAAGCTCCATAAGCAAAcccgaataataataatcttccacaaaaactgtcacctaaatataattaattaaatattattaattactaactaatctaatctaattaaatacgaattaattaaataaataaaactcgTCTTAAGTTATTAAATCCCGTCTTAAGACTCGGTCAATAACCAACTACCACCACCTCCCGTCTCCCACCGTGGGCACCACCACCAACCATGGTGGACCACGGCAGCCACCACatccaacaacaaccacaacaacacggcaacatcaacaacactacCCTACTCCCTCTAAACACCACTAAAATAACCACCAACCGCACCACCACGACCCCCACCAGGTCACGGCCACCGCCAGGCATCCCCACGCCACTACATGACCACAACACGGCCACCACAAGGCACGACAACAGCAGCACAATCACGATAACAAAAACAAtgacaacaaccacaaacagtCTGTACAACCCTCCTTTACCCCCCATTTGCGACACCTACAGCCACCTAAtccaccacccaagaccaccactaGCTTCTCCTCACTACCCTCGACAAAACCCACCAATTACCACCCCAAGTCAGTCACGGTTTATGGgttaaaaatccgtcttaagatcGTCGCAGAAAATTGCTATAAACATATATATACTCGGTCAAACCCCTAATTAGGTGGTCAACGGGGTCCgtggtggtcaacggtggtctGTGGCGAGTCAAGGTCGAGTCGggttaaataaaataagataaaaaaCTAGTGTgagacggtttaccttacgatctcgaggcggagagACGAAATCTCCATTTTTCTTCtcatctctcttttctctcttttctgtCTAAAATGTATGGTGgatggtggattttgtgggattaCAATAGGATAAGGGTAGTATGGATAGGATAGGGTGAAGTATATATGGTGAGTGCGGTATACGTATACATGTATCGtatatcatattattattattattattattattacaacttattattactactattattattatcattaccatcatataataataataattattattttattattccatCTCAAACATAACTtgtataaatacaataaaatattatttatataattataaaatacggagtattacacattcACTAACTGAATTTGTAGCATAATTTTTATTATGGACAAAATTTAAACGTATACTTTATTTTTGACAGGGTCGGGAAGGATATTGGGATATTGGAGATCCAGATTTTGAATGTCAAAAATGTAGGGCTCAAATGTGGTTCGAGGAGAGAAAACAAAAAAGTCGTGGTACAAGATAGCCTAAATTTTCACTATGTTGTTCGAACGGCAAAGTTATTCTCCCATACTTACAGGAGCCACCGTATATCCTTAAGTCTCTTTTGAATGGACAACATCAGTTTAGCAAGCATTTTAGAGAAAACATCAGAGCTTGTAATTCGATGTTTTCTTTTACTTCTATGGGTGGTAAAATAGATCATGCCATCAATCAAGGTAGAGGTCCATACACTTTTCGGATGGGAGGTCAAAACGTTCATCGAATAGGTACTTTAGTCCCGCCTGCAGAGTCAAGCCCTAAGTTCTGTCAATTATATCTTTACGACACTGAAGAAGAAGTCCATAATCGTAAAACCGCCATCAGGTACCTATATTAATTTCTTTGTTATGTATAGTTGGAATGCATTTAATTTATTCCCATTTTGCTTTATAATTATCTATTTTTATCACAACAAAATTCAATTAAATGTTATTTTTTAAAATGCAGTCCCAACGATCCCGCCAGGTTTAACGATGATGTTATACGGCTGTTAAAAAATATGATTGACCAATACAATCCTCTTGCTAAGATGTTTAGGATGGTTAGGGATAAATTGTCTATAGATAAAGACAATGAAGTGAGTATCAGACTTATTTCCAGAAGAGAAAAAAATAGAAGAACATATAATCATCCAACGGTTTCGGAGATTGCAGCTTTGATTGAGGGGGATATCGGTCCAAATATGGAGAAAAGGGATATTATTGTAAAGAAGTCATGTGGTGGTTTGCAGCGGATATCTGAGTTACACCCTATATACACTCCACTCCAATATCCTCTCTTATTCCCATCCGGGGATGATGGTTATCGGTGGGTACCCTACACAGCGAAGCTTCTATTCGGGTCAGCACGAGCGATCAACCGCGTGAGGAAACAACGTGTCGGGAGTGGTTTGCCTATCGTCTACAAGATAGATCACCTGATATTGAATTTCCAACGTTGTTACTATATGGCAAGGCATTCCACCAGTTTTTAGTTGATGGTTATATGATGGTTGAATCGCATAGGCTCAATTACATATATTTTAACCAAGATCGACTTCGGGTTGATAATTACAAGAACCTTTCGAATGCTGTTGGGAGAGGAGACATCGAGCCATCTTCTGCCGGTGCTCGGTATATTGTCCCTGCTACTTTCCCGGGTGGTGACAAGTGGAAGAAAGTGAATTATCTCGATACCATGACTATTTGCAAGTGGTTCGGTTATCCAGATTTATTCATTACATTCACGTGTAATCCCAAGTGGCCGGAAATTATTCGATTCGTTACTAAAAGAGGCTTGAGATCGGAGGACTGTCCATATATTTTATGTCGCGTCTTGAAAATAAAGCTCGATGAGTTGATAAGGGATTTAAAAAATATCGACACATTTTTGGAAAAGCTAGAGCAGGTGCACATTAAACTTAACCGTTTTATTTAAACCATTATTTATCGTTCTACAGTACCATATATAATCTAATGCATTTCATATATTTATTTTGAAGTGGTATATACTATTGAATTTCAAAAGTGTGGTCTGCAACATGCTCATATACCATTGTTCCTACATCGAGAGTACAAATTCCCTGAAGCTGCAGATGTTGATAAAATCATATCTGCCAAGATTCCTGATCCGATTAAGGAACCTATCTTACATGGTGTTGTTTGTGAGTACATGCTCCATGGCCCGTGTGGTAAAGAAAAGTTATCATCATCGTGTATGGTCGGGAAAACTGCTCAAAAATTTACCCAAAGCCGTGTACTGAAAGAACAACGGTTGACGGTGAGGGTTATCCTATATACAAGAGAAACAAGAAAGGAGTTAAGGTAAAAAAGGATGGTGTTCCTCTCGTCAACGAATTTTTCATTCTATATAACTCTCAGTTGTTATTGAAATATCAGGCTCATATCAACGTCAAATGGTGTAATCAATCTCGATCGATTAAGTATCTCTTCAAGTATATTAACAAGGGCTCTGATCGCGTTACGATGCAGTCATCTTATATGCGTCGCAATAAGGAGGATCCTGGTCGATTTGATGAGATTAAAAGGTTTTACGACTGTCGATATCTATCTGCATGTGAAGTTGCTTGGAGGTTATTTGGTTTTGAAATTCATTATAGGACTCCTGCTGTTGAAAGGCTTCAGTACCACCTTCGGGATGAGCAGCCTGTTGTTTTTTATGATGATGATTTCATTGACGAAGTTGTAGATAAATCATCGATGGGAGTATCGCAGTTTTTGAATGGGATGGGCTGCAACAGTTTTGAACAACGGGATATGCAGGTTGCAAAAGAATTGTTATATTGTCAATTCCCAACTAAATTTGTTTGGAAGAAAAAGGAGCGGCAATGGAGTCTTAGGAAAAAAGGGTTTACGATTGGTAGGTTGGTTCACGTCCCACCGAACTGTGGAGAGCTGTATTTTATGAGAATCATGTTGAATCATATTAAGGGGCCCAAGTGTTTTGAGGACATCAGGACCGTCGACGAAGATGTATGTCCAACATTTAGAGAAGCGTGTTACAAATTGGGCTTAATTGGTGATGACAGAGAGTATATTGATGTGATAAAACAAGCTGCAGATTGGGGATCTGGATTCTACCTTCGGAACCTTTTTTCGACTTTATTACAGCCTGGTAGTTTGTGTATGCCGACCACGGTTTGGGAAGAAACCTGGCAGCTTCTTTCCGATGATATCCTTTATAGGCAACGCAAACTTCTTAAAAATCCAGGTTTGTCTTTTATATCACTCTACATTTATGGCTCCCTTGATAAGAATAAGTTTTTAATAAcgggtcatttgtttactttttcacTCTATGTCTCATTATATTTATACTTCTGCAACATCTATTTGTCGATCAATAATATATGCACCTTTTTTTTCCTATATCAGCCTTACAACTGACTGATGAAGAGTTGAAAAATTATGCTCTTATGGATTTGAAAATTCTCTTCAATTAAATGGGAGTAGCCTAACTAGATTTATAGCCATGCCTCTTCCAGATTCTTCAACAACGTCACACCATCGAAACATGTTAGTAATGGATGCATTGTCGTACGATAAACAATCACTGAGGGAAGAAAATGAGCGTCAGCTATCTTCAATGTCTGATGAAGAAAGGTCGGTGTACAATGAAATAATGGACGTTGTTTTAAATAATAGAGGAGGGGTG is a genomic window containing:
- the LOC141632144 gene encoding uncharacterized protein LOC141632144, translated to MGGKIDHAINQGRGPYTFRMGGQNVHRIGTLVPPAESSPKFCQLYLYDTEEEVHNRKTAISPNDPARFNDDVIRLLKNMIDQYNPLAKMFRMVRDKLSIDKDNEVSIRLISRREKNRRTYNHPTVSEIAALIEGDIGPNMEKRDIIVKKSCGGLQRISELHPIYTPLQYPLLFPSGDDGYRWVPYTAKLLFGLNYIYFNQDRLRVDNYKNLSNAVGRGDIEPSSAGARYIVPATFPGGDKWKKVNYLDTMTICKWFGYPDLFITFTCNPKWPEIIRFVTKRGLRSEDCPYILCRVLKIKLDELIRDLKNIDTFLEKLEQCGLQHAHIPLFLHREYKFPEAADVDKIISAKIPDPIKEPILHGVVCEYMLHGPCGKEKLSSSCMVGKTAQKFTQSRVLKEQRLTAHINVKWCNQSRSIKYLFKYINKGSDRVTMQSSYMRRNKEDPGRFDEIKRFYDCRYLSACEVAWRLFGFEIHYRTPAVERLQYHLRDEQPVVFYDDDFIDEVVDKSSMGVSQFLNGMGCNSFEQRDMQVAKELLYCQFPTKFVWKKKERQWSLRKKGFTIGRLVHVPPNCGELYFMRIMLNHIKGPKCFEDIRTVDEDVCPTFREACYKLGLIGDDREYIDVIKQAADWGSGFYLRNLFSTLLQPGSLCMPTTVWEETWQLLSDDILYRQRKLLKNPALQLTDEELKNYALMDLKILFN